In the genome of Falsirhodobacter halotolerans, one region contains:
- a CDS encoding hydantoinase/oxoprolinase family protein, whose protein sequence is MTEATLSADIGGTFTDVVLDMGGTLFSTKVLTNYAAPDQAIIDGMRRVCDQAGIAPGQIGRVIHGTTLATNALIERRGARTAFVTTQGFRDTVEMRTESRFEQYDLNLVLPTPLIARNHRFTLAERIDATGRVLLALDEAEVEALGRAIGAGNYESVAVGLIHSYANPAHERRVRDILTAICPGVSVSISADVSPLMREYERFNTVIANAYVRPMMERYLNALQHQLVTAGAECPIFLMHSGGGVISLRDAAAFPVRLMESGPAGGAMFAAYTAASHGCARVLAFDMGGTTAKICLIRDHTPKTAQVFEVARTYRFKKGSGMPISIPVIDMVEIGAGGGSLATVDDMRQIRVGPESAGSEPGPACYGRGGLRPAVTDADLVLGRLDPENFAGGTMTLSTEASARAITAEVGERLDLDATMAAFGISDIVDENMASAARVHAVENGEDLGDYTMIASGGAAPLHAGRLCEKLGIQRLIVPPSAGVGSAVGFLRAPFAFESTRSLFMRLDAFDTQIVRDLLASLAADATSFVRSCDTTLPIACETRVFMRYAGQGWEIPVSLDQADIATIDAATLQRLFETEYAKLFSRIIEGMPIEITVWAVNATTPRVRPEPVDPLGTVVQARPQSHRPVFDAGLERFVDAAVIARATFLPGQQIAGPCVIHENETTIIVPASRVANCRSDGAIEIVPHGA, encoded by the coding sequence ATGACCGAAGCCACCCTCAGCGCCGATATCGGCGGAACGTTCACAGATGTGGTCCTGGATATGGGCGGCACCTTGTTCAGCACGAAGGTGCTGACCAATTATGCCGCGCCCGATCAGGCCATCATCGACGGGATGCGCCGGGTGTGCGACCAGGCCGGGATCGCGCCCGGACAGATTGGCCGTGTCATCCATGGCACCACATTGGCGACGAATGCGCTGATCGAACGGCGCGGCGCCCGCACGGCCTTCGTCACCACACAGGGATTTCGCGACACCGTCGAGATGCGCACCGAAAGCCGCTTTGAGCAATATGACCTGAACCTTGTCCTGCCGACCCCTCTGATCGCCCGCAACCACCGCTTTACGCTGGCCGAACGCATCGATGCCACGGGCAGGGTTCTTCTGGCGTTGGACGAGGCTGAGGTCGAGGCGCTTGGGCGGGCGATCGGGGCGGGGAATTATGAAAGCGTCGCGGTCGGGTTGATTCATTCCTATGCCAATCCGGCCCATGAACGCCGTGTGCGCGACATCCTCACCGCGATCTGCCCCGGCGTTTCGGTGTCGATCAGTGCCGATGTCTCGCCCCTGATGCGCGAATATGAACGGTTCAACACCGTGATCGCAAACGCTTATGTCCGGCCGATGATGGAGCGTTACCTAAATGCCTTACAGCATCAGTTGGTCACGGCGGGTGCGGAATGTCCGATCTTTCTGATGCATTCGGGCGGCGGCGTCATCTCGCTTCGCGATGCGGCGGCCTTTCCCGTCCGGCTGATGGAATCCGGCCCCGCCGGAGGGGCGATGTTTGCCGCATACACGGCGGCCAGCCACGGATGCGCGCGGGTTCTGGCCTTCGACATGGGCGGCACGACCGCGAAAATCTGCCTGATCCGCGACCATACACCCAAGACTGCCCAAGTCTTCGAGGTGGCCCGAACCTATCGTTTCAAGAAGGGCTCCGGGATGCCGATTTCGATCCCGGTGATCGACATGGTGGAAATCGGCGCCGGGGGCGGTTCCCTTGCCACCGTCGACGACATGCGCCAGATCCGCGTCGGCCCGGAAAGCGCGGGGTCGGAGCCCGGACCCGCCTGCTATGGCCGCGGCGGCCTGCGCCCGGCGGTGACGGATGCCGATCTGGTGCTGGGGCGGCTTGATCCCGAAAACTTCGCCGGCGGCACCATGACGCTTTCGACCGAGGCATCGGCCCGCGCGATCACCGCCGAGGTGGGGGAACGGCTGGACCTCGACGCGACGATGGCCGCCTTCGGAATCTCGGACATCGTGGACGAGAACATGGCCAGCGCGGCCCGCGTCCACGCGGTTGAGAACGGCGAAGATCTGGGGGACTACACCATGATCGCGTCGGGGGGTGCGGCCCCGCTGCATGCGGGCCGTTTGTGCGAAAAACTCGGCATCCAACGATTGATCGTGCCGCCCTCGGCGGGGGTCGGATCGGCGGTGGGCTTCCTGCGCGCCCCCTTCGCCTTCGAAAGCACCCGCAGCCTGTTCATGCGGCTGGACGCGTTCGACACGCAGATCGTGCGCGATCTTCTTGCCAGCCTTGCGGCAGACGCCACGTCGTTCGTGCGCAGCTGCGACACGACCTTGCCCATCGCGTGTGAAACCCGCGTCTTCATGCGGTATGCCGGGCAGGGATGGGAAATTCCCGTCAGCCTCGATCAGGCCGATATCGCGACGATCGACGCGGCCACCTTGCAACGCCTGTTCGAGACGGAATACGCCAAGCTGTTCTCGCGCATAATCGAAGGAATGCCGATCGAAATCACCGTCTGGGCGGTGAACGCCACGACCCCGCGCGTGCGCCCCGAACCCGTCGATCCGCTGGGGACGGTGGTTCAGGCCAGGCCCCAATCCCACCGCCCGGTGTTCGACGCGGGGCTGGAGCGTTTCGTCGATGCGGCGGTCATCGCCCGCGCGACCTTCTTGCCCGGGCAACAGATCGCGGGGCCCTGCGTCATCCACGAAAATGAAACCACCATCATCGTTCCGGCCAGCCGGGTCGCGAATTGCCGGTCCGACGGCGCCATTGAAATCGTCCCGCACGGAGCCTGA
- a CDS encoding molybdopterin-dependent oxidoreductase, protein MLKRAANPVVATHWGLYRAEMDGNRPQALVPIAADPDPSPLSEAMIAALDAPSRIRRPAVRQGFLRRIERGGPPGSPNARGQEPFVELPWDEALDIAAAELGRVRAAYGNGAIYGGSYGWGSAGRFHHAQSQVHRFLNSIGGYTRSVQNYSFAAASAIVPRILGTHDGLVEGHTSWARIAEHTETVLMFGGVPRRNAQVSSGGVGRHIVEEHLKALRQRGARLISASPVRSDTEGGGVEWLPVRPGTDTALMLGMAHVLIEDGLVDRDFLDRCTTGYEVLRDYVMGCSGGPARTPQWAEAICGVRADRMRDLARHLSATRSFIMVAWSLQRADHGEQPYWMAMALAAMLGQVGLPGGGFGYGYASANGIGQAPMPFRFPALSQLANGVDDYIPVARITDALETPGGAYHFDGQRRTYPDIRLVYWAGGNPFHHHQDLNRLRRAWQRPETVIVHEGWWNPLARHADIVFPVTTPLERNDIAASARDHFIAASHAVATPAHEARNDYDIFSALAARLGAEQDFTAGRDEEAWLRHLYAEAGERASAVGITLPPFDAFWKDGILMIDPAPSEYTRDLLADFRADPEGAPLQTPSGRLEIFSKTIADFGYDDCPGHPAWLAPKEWLGAPMAATYGLHLLSNQPRHRLHSQYDMAGPSVAAKRHGRETIWLHPIDAASRGLAEGAPVRVFNDRGACLAILAMDDAMLPGVAVLPTGAWYDPVPSGAGDADAPLEVHGNPNVLTADRGTSKLAQGCSAQSCLVEVEPWRRPLPPVRAFLPPDFVPRA, encoded by the coding sequence ATGCTCAAACGCGCTGCCAATCCCGTCGTTGCCACCCATTGGGGCCTTTACCGGGCCGAAATGGACGGCAACCGGCCCCAGGCTCTGGTCCCCATTGCCGCCGATCCCGATCCCTCACCGTTGAGCGAGGCGATGATCGCCGCGCTTGACGCGCCGTCACGGATTCGGCGTCCAGCTGTGCGGCAGGGGTTTTTGCGTCGGATCGAACGGGGTGGCCCCCCCGGAAGCCCCAATGCGCGCGGTCAAGAACCTTTCGTCGAACTGCCATGGGACGAGGCGCTGGATATCGCCGCCGCCGAGCTTGGGCGCGTGCGCGCCGCCTATGGCAACGGGGCGATCTATGGTGGCTCATACGGCTGGGGGTCGGCGGGTCGCTTCCACCATGCGCAAAGCCAGGTGCATCGCTTTCTCAACAGCATCGGCGGCTACACCCGGTCGGTGCAAAATTACAGCTTTGCCGCGGCCAGCGCGATCGTCCCGCGTATTCTTGGAACGCATGACGGTCTTGTGGAGGGCCATACAAGCTGGGCCCGCATTGCGGAACATACGGAAACCGTCTTGATGTTCGGCGGCGTTCCACGACGCAACGCCCAAGTCTCGTCCGGGGGAGTTGGGAGGCATATCGTCGAAGAACACCTTAAGGCGCTGCGCCAGCGGGGGGCGCGGTTGATTTCCGCGTCGCCGGTGCGGAGTGATACCGAAGGCGGGGGTGTGGAATGGCTGCCGGTTCGCCCCGGAACGGACACAGCACTGATGCTCGGCATGGCCCATGTGCTGATCGAGGACGGTCTTGTTGACCGCGATTTCCTGGACAGGTGCACGACCGGATACGAGGTGCTTCGGGATTACGTCATGGGGTGTTCGGGGGGACCCGCGCGAACGCCCCAATGGGCCGAAGCGATCTGCGGCGTTCGCGCGGACCGGATGCGGGACCTCGCCCGCCACCTTTCGGCCACGCGAAGCTTCATCATGGTCGCCTGGTCGCTGCAACGCGCCGACCATGGCGAACAACCCTATTGGATGGCGATGGCGCTGGCGGCGATGCTGGGGCAGGTCGGTCTGCCCGGGGGCGGGTTCGGATACGGGTATGCCTCGGCCAACGGGATCGGCCAGGCGCCGATGCCATTTCGCTTTCCCGCCCTGTCGCAGCTTGCGAACGGAGTCGACGATTACATCCCCGTGGCCCGCATCACCGACGCCTTGGAAACGCCCGGCGGCGCGTATCACTTCGACGGTCAACGGCGGACCTATCCCGATATTCGGCTGGTCTATTGGGCAGGGGGCAACCCGTTTCACCACCACCAGGATCTGAACCGGCTGCGCCGGGCCTGGCAACGGCCCGAAACCGTGATCGTGCACGAGGGGTGGTGGAACCCGCTGGCCCGGCATGCCGATATCGTCTTTCCCGTGACCACCCCGCTGGAACGCAACGACATCGCGGCGTCGGCGCGCGATCACTTCATCGCCGCATCGCATGCTGTGGCCACCCCGGCCCATGAGGCGCGCAACGATTACGACATTTTCTCCGCCCTCGCCGCACGCCTTGGGGCCGAACAGGACTTCACCGCCGGGCGGGATGAGGAGGCGTGGCTGCGTCACCTATATGCCGAAGCGGGGGAACGGGCGTCAGCGGTGGGCATCACACTGCCGCCGTTTGATGCCTTCTGGAAGGACGGCATCCTCATGATCGACCCCGCGCCGTCCGAATACACACGCGATCTTCTGGCCGATTTTCGTGCGGACCCGGAGGGCGCGCCGCTGCAGACACCCTCGGGCCGGCTTGAGATTTTCTCAAAAACCATCGCGGATTTCGGCTATGACGATTGCCCCGGGCATCCCGCATGGCTGGCGCCGAAGGAATGGCTGGGTGCGCCGATGGCGGCGACCTATGGCCTGCATCTTCTGTCAAACCAGCCGCGTCACCGCCTGCACAGTCAATACGACATGGCCGGTCCCTCTGTGGCGGCGAAACGTCATGGGCGGGAAACGATCTGGTTGCATCCGATCGACGCGGCCAGCCGCGGGCTGGCCGAGGGGGCTCCGGTCCGGGTCTTCAACGACCGCGGGGCGTGCTTGGCAATTCTGGCCATGGACGACGCGATGCTGCCCGGCGTTGCGGTGTTGCCGACCGGCGCGTGGTATGACCCGGTCCCCTCCGGGGCGGGGGACGCGGATGCACCGCTGGAGGTTCATGGAAATCCCAATGTGCTGACCGCCGATCGCGGGACGTCGAAATTGGCGCAAGGATGTTCCGCGCAATCCTGTCTTGTCGAGGTGGAACCGTGGCGGCGTCCGTTGCCACCGGTCCGCGCCTTCTTGCCACCGGACTTCGTTCCCCGCGCCTGA
- a CDS encoding hydantoinase B/oxoprolinase family protein: MTQLSTVTLQVLWNRLISIVEEQAQALVRTAFSTSVREAGDLSAGVYNRAGLMLAQAVTGTPGHVNAMADAVAHFIDAIGADRIAPGDIYITNDPWKGTGHLHDITVVTPVFHDEAHIGFFACTAHVVDIGGRVFGADANSVYEEGLYIPITRFADAGRINDTLLQIVRANVREPDQVVGDIYALATCNDVGVTRLRDTLQEFRLSDLDEIAEFIFGNSRSATLERIAALTPGSAAGEMRIDGFAQPIDLVCRLHILSDRIKVDFAGTSGVDAKGINVPLVYTKAYACYALKCAVAPEIPNNAASLAPFEITAPEHSIVNASFPAPVALRHVIGHMIPDTVYNALDKLLPQVVPAEGASALCNFQLSLRPASEAARQNGARRAEILMFNSGGAGARPTLDGMSTTSFPSGVMTMPVEATEQSGPVVIWRKELRPDSGGAGTYRGGLGQVIELSAAAGHVFDISLMLDRVKHPARGRAGGGDGASTCVTLADGTVLQGKGRQFVGAGQKLKMELPGGAGYGPVAERAAQAVQQDLRLGYISEAAARDNYGLAEDQIRWAQDTEES, translated from the coding sequence ATGACACAGCTTTCGACCGTCACCCTTCAGGTGTTGTGGAACCGCCTGATCTCCATCGTCGAGGAACAGGCGCAGGCGCTTGTGCGGACGGCCTTCTCCACCTCGGTCCGTGAGGCGGGCGACCTGTCGGCGGGGGTTTACAACCGCGCGGGTCTGATGCTGGCCCAGGCGGTGACCGGCACCCCCGGCCATGTGAACGCCATGGCCGATGCCGTCGCGCATTTTATCGACGCGATCGGCGCGGACCGCATTGCGCCGGGTGATATCTACATCACCAACGATCCATGGAAGGGGACCGGTCATCTTCACGACATCACCGTTGTCACGCCGGTTTTCCATGACGAGGCGCATATCGGCTTTTTCGCCTGCACGGCGCATGTCGTCGATATCGGGGGCCGGGTCTTCGGTGCGGATGCGAACTCCGTCTATGAGGAAGGACTGTATATCCCGATCACCCGCTTTGCGGATGCGGGGCGCATCAACGACACGTTGCTGCAGATTGTGCGCGCGAACGTCCGAGAACCCGATCAGGTCGTGGGCGACATCTATGCGCTGGCTACATGCAACGATGTGGGTGTGACGCGTCTACGCGACACCTTGCAGGAATTCCGCCTGTCGGATCTGGACGAGATCGCCGAGTTCATCTTCGGCAACTCTCGCAGTGCCACGTTGGAGAGGATCGCGGCCCTGACACCCGGAAGCGCCGCGGGGGAGATGCGGATCGACGGCTTCGCGCAGCCCATCGATCTGGTCTGCCGTCTGCACATCCTGAGCGACCGGATAAAGGTCGATTTCGCCGGCACCTCGGGGGTGGATGCCAAAGGCATCAACGTGCCGCTCGTCTATACCAAGGCCTATGCCTGCTATGCGCTCAAATGCGCCGTCGCGCCCGAGATACCGAACAACGCCGCATCCCTGGCCCCGTTCGAGATCACCGCCCCCGAGCATAGCATCGTCAACGCATCCTTTCCGGCGCCGGTGGCCTTGCGCCATGTCATAGGGCACATGATCCCCGACACCGTTTACAACGCGCTGGACAAGCTGTTGCCGCAGGTTGTCCCCGCCGAAGGGGCCAGCGCCCTTTGCAACTTTCAGCTCAGCCTTCGCCCCGCAAGCGAGGCGGCCCGGCAGAACGGGGCGCGCCGGGCGGAGATACTGATGTTCAATTCGGGCGGCGCTGGGGCCCGACCGACGCTGGATGGGATGAGCACCACCTCTTTCCCCTCGGGGGTGATGACGATGCCCGTGGAAGCGACCGAGCAGAGCGGGCCGGTGGTGATCTGGCGCAAGGAACTGCGGCCCGATTCCGGGGGTGCCGGAACTTATCGTGGGGGGCTGGGACAGGTGATCGAGCTCAGTGCCGCGGCCGGGCATGTCTTCGACATCTCCCTGATGCTGGACCGGGTAAAACATCCCGCGCGCGGACGGGCCGGGGGCGGCGATGGAGCGTCGACCTGTGTGACGCTGGCCGACGGCACGGTCCTGCAAGGCAAGGGGCGGCAGTTCGTGGGTGCCGGACAGAAGCTGAAAATGGAGCTTCCGGGCGGTGCCGGATACGGCCCGGTTGCAGAACGGGCGGCGCAGGCCGTGCAACAGGATCTAAGGCTCGGCTATATTTCAGAGGCGGCCGCTCGCGACAATTACGGCCTTGCCGAGGACCAAATCCGCTGGGCACAGGATACGGAAGAGTCGTGA